One part of the Bdellovibrio sp. KM01 genome encodes these proteins:
- a CDS encoding CoA-binding protein yields MNVKDNEIKALLEKYKKFSVYGLSPDQTKASHYVPLYMRDHGWEMVGTYPKNHEANGFKIYSSLKEVPAEYRKFVDVFRSSDRIPDVVDEVLEVGGVEVLWLQLGISNPEAEARAEKAGIKVVSDRCLIIEHKRWF; encoded by the coding sequence CTACTGGAAAAGTATAAAAAGTTTTCCGTTTACGGCCTAAGCCCCGATCAAACGAAAGCAAGCCACTATGTCCCGTTATACATGCGCGATCATGGATGGGAAATGGTTGGGACCTATCCCAAGAATCATGAAGCGAATGGATTTAAAATCTACTCCTCGCTGAAAGAGGTGCCCGCAGAATACAGAAAATTTGTGGATGTTTTTAGAAGCTCGGACCGTATTCCCGACGTTGTTGATGAAGTCTTGGAGGTCGGCGGCGTTGAAGTCTTATGGCTACAACTGGGAATCAGTAACCCGGAAGCAGAGGCCAGAGCAGAAAAGGCAGGAATCAAAGTAGTCTCTGATCGCTGCCTTATTATCGAACACAAACGCTGGTTTTAG
- a CDS encoding SRPBCC family protein: MGKKIAIGILVIIVLFLGYVATRSGSFHYENSTVINAPAEKIFPYLSNFKLGGQWNPYELIDPNMKKTYTGEDGKVGSAMEFEGNKDAGSGKMEMLEIKPNEFVQMKLTMTEPMHGEQLIDYKLVPEGASTKFTWAMHGDGGFMTKLMTVLIDCEKMFKTQMDKGFENLKKVVEAPPGTTPAVEPAATQSPQN; this comes from the coding sequence ATGGGTAAAAAAATAGCAATTGGTATCTTAGTTATTATCGTCTTGTTTTTGGGATATGTAGCGACTCGTAGCGGCTCCTTTCACTATGAAAACAGCACAGTCATCAATGCCCCCGCGGAAAAAATCTTTCCTTATCTTTCAAATTTCAAGTTGGGCGGGCAATGGAATCCCTATGAGTTGATTGATCCCAACATGAAAAAGACCTATACCGGCGAGGATGGCAAAGTGGGCTCAGCCATGGAGTTCGAAGGCAATAAAGACGCCGGCTCGGGAAAAATGGAAATGTTAGAGATCAAACCCAATGAATTCGTGCAAATGAAACTGACAATGACAGAGCCTATGCATGGCGAACAGCTGATCGACTATAAATTAGTTCCCGAAGGTGCATCGACCAAGTTCACTTGGGCCATGCACGGTGACGGTGGCTTTATGACCAAGCTTATGACGGTTCTGATCGATTGCGAAAAAATGTTCAAAACTCAGATGGACAAGGGATTCGAAAATCTGAAAAAGGTTGTAGAGGCGCCGCCGGGTACCACACCGGCTGTAGAACCCGCGGCCACGCAATCTCCGCAAAACTAA
- a CDS encoding nuclear transport factor 2 family protein translates to MEDTMPARQYKDFFQKYVEAYNRGLKGDLDTELIQSFFTEHFLAAGPDSVETGSNNITFSATLRKAYSFYQKIGTREMHVRNLMVTPIDRFHDMVKVYYRADYTPQGKPIKSIDFDVTYFIQLSEQGPKIFGFVAGDEMQAYRDAGLVS, encoded by the coding sequence TTGGAGGACACTATGCCTGCCCGGCAGTACAAAGATTTTTTCCAGAAATATGTTGAAGCATATAATCGCGGTCTTAAAGGTGATCTTGATACGGAATTGATCCAAAGTTTTTTTACAGAGCATTTTCTTGCAGCGGGCCCTGACTCGGTAGAAACAGGATCAAACAATATTACTTTTTCTGCGACTTTGCGTAAGGCTTATTCTTTCTACCAAAAGATCGGAACCCGAGAGATGCATGTTCGCAATCTTATGGTGACACCGATTGATCGTTTTCATGACATGGTAAAAGTCTATTATCGCGCCGACTATACTCCCCAAGGAAAACCAATAAAGTCGATTGATTTTGATGTGACTTATTTTATTCAGCTCAGTGAGCAAGGACCAAAAATTTTTGGCTTCGTCGCTGGGGACGAGATGCAGGCCTATCGTGATGCCGGATTAGTTAGTTGA
- a CDS encoding LysR family transcriptional regulator, protein MTIDQLETLEMIVEKGSFKAAAEHLYKTQPSLSVAIKKLEEEFDLQLFNREEYRPKLTPEGLVFYNWAKQCLFSFRELQTVGQELGSKKVEPFLTVVLDPLVRFEAIEGVFQETILSKHPTEMTFRSEIMSGGLNSLLSGDADFSISTKSAENENIESVFFDKIEMIPVVAKSLAKKLPNLAYKSLKQFPQIVVLQQGDKANLLKKDGKGLVADSKKSYVTDHALKHRMIINGFGWGSLPFSEVEKELSRGTLIQIKDEHVKPFYLDLHIMRMKHKPLGPVARAVWEQLLSNCMKQNPKKK, encoded by the coding sequence GTGACGATTGATCAATTAGAAACCCTTGAAATGATTGTGGAAAAGGGAAGTTTTAAGGCTGCGGCCGAACATCTTTATAAAACTCAACCCAGCCTTTCTGTGGCGATTAAGAAGCTTGAAGAAGAATTCGACCTGCAACTTTTTAATCGTGAAGAGTACCGACCAAAGTTAACTCCGGAAGGCTTGGTGTTTTATAACTGGGCCAAGCAGTGTTTGTTTTCGTTTCGTGAGTTGCAAACTGTCGGGCAAGAGCTGGGTTCAAAAAAAGTAGAACCATTTTTGACAGTTGTTTTGGATCCGTTAGTTCGATTTGAAGCTATCGAGGGAGTGTTTCAAGAGACTATTCTTAGCAAACATCCCACTGAAATGACGTTTCGTTCAGAAATTATGAGTGGTGGTTTGAACTCGCTGCTTTCAGGTGACGCAGATTTTTCCATTTCCACTAAATCAGCGGAAAATGAAAATATTGAAAGCGTATTTTTTGATAAAATCGAAATGATTCCGGTCGTTGCCAAATCTTTGGCGAAGAAGTTGCCGAATCTTGCCTATAAATCCTTAAAACAGTTTCCTCAGATCGTGGTGTTACAGCAGGGGGATAAGGCAAATTTACTAAAAAAAGACGGCAAGGGCTTAGTGGCTGATTCCAAGAAAAGCTATGTCACTGATCATGCTTTAAAGCACAGAATGATTATAAATGGTTTTGGCTGGGGCAGCTTACCTTTCAGTGAGGTCGAAAAAGAATTGAGTCGCGGCACTCTGATTCAGATTAAAGATGAACACGTGAAACCTTTTTATCTGGATCTGCACATTATGCGAATGAAGCATAAACCCTTGGGGCCTGTTGCCCGCGCTGTGTGGGAACAACTTCTAAGCAATTGCATGAAGCAAAATCCCAAGAAAAAATAA
- a CDS encoding hydrolase, whose product MKAFKVIFATLVALTAVQAQAGKPAKALLTPTNHTLILIDHQPQMAFATRSIDIQELRNNVTGLAKSAKVFGVPTVLTTVAEKSFSGPIFPELQAVFPDQKPIDRTTMNTWEDNRVTDKVKQIGKKKLVIAALWTEVCGVGPVLSAIEDGYDVYFVVDASGGVSNVAHDTAITRMVQAGAHPITWMQYLLELQRDWARGATYDATTGIAKEHGGGYGLGIIYAKEMFGAKEGAKESHK is encoded by the coding sequence ATGAAAGCATTTAAAGTTATTTTCGCAACATTGGTAGCATTGACAGCAGTTCAAGCACAAGCCGGCAAACCAGCTAAAGCGCTACTAACACCAACGAATCACACTTTGATCTTAATCGACCACCAGCCACAGATGGCATTTGCAACCAGATCCATCGACATCCAAGAACTTCGCAACAACGTCACGGGTCTGGCAAAATCAGCAAAAGTATTTGGAGTTCCAACGGTCCTAACAACAGTGGCAGAGAAATCTTTCTCAGGTCCCATCTTCCCAGAGCTACAAGCTGTGTTCCCGGATCAAAAACCAATTGATCGTACGACGATGAACACTTGGGAGGATAATCGAGTTACCGACAAGGTTAAACAAATCGGCAAAAAGAAACTTGTTATCGCTGCACTTTGGACTGAAGTATGTGGGGTTGGGCCTGTGCTATCAGCTATAGAAGATGGTTACGACGTTTACTTCGTCGTTGACGCTTCTGGTGGTGTTAGCAATGTCGCTCACGATACGGCTATTACAAGAATGGTTCAGGCCGGTGCTCACCCAATCACATGGATGCAATATCTTCTTGAACTTCAACGTGACTGGGCTCGCGGTGCTACTTACGACGCAACAACTGGTATCGCTAAAGAACACGGTGGCGGCTACGGCTTAGGCATCATCTACGCTAAAGAAATGTTCGGCGCAAAAGAAGGCGCTAAAGAAAGTCACAAATAA
- a CDS encoding amidohydrolase, with protein MKNSITKQFKKVLLMSSAAALTYASSSEAQTKSSPDLIIRNAKVFSHKNGFQEAFAVKNGVFVKVGTNDEVMKLKGENTNVIDAKGRTVIPGLVDTHHHPIRAGLNYNLELRWDGVKSLKEGLKMIKEQAARTPEGQWVRVVGGWSPHQFIENRFPTIKELNEASPDRPVFVMYLYSKAFMNDAGVKALKYNKDTKFPGGEVELDKNGNPTGVLTAKPNAMVLYKTLASTPKLANRAEERNSTVLYFNELSRLGLTGVIDAGGGGFFFPEDHRIAKELNDEKKLAVRIPFYLFAPVAGKELQDYERWTAAANPESLHELHLGSHYHLMGGGENLTASAADFEDFMEPRPDLPPQMESELKPILKLLFKHQWIFRIHATYDESIARVLNVVEEIKKEGGPFPDRFIIDHAETVTYKNLQRIKALGGGISVQDRMAFQGEEFFKQYGAKKAETAPPIADMLALGIPVGSGTDATRVSSFNPWISLYWHVSGKTVGGFKHMSDRNRLSREKALYLMTKGAAWFSKEETLKGDIVEGEFADFALLNKDYFSVPEEQIKEIFSDMTVVGGEIKTAQKEYSDLAPKAPRALPDWSPVNTYGGYQHSR; from the coding sequence ATGAAAAACTCAATCACCAAGCAATTTAAGAAAGTCCTACTCATGAGCTCCGCTGCTGCCCTTACTTATGCCTCTTCCTCTGAAGCTCAAACGAAATCATCTCCAGACCTCATCATCCGCAATGCCAAAGTCTTTTCTCACAAGAACGGCTTCCAGGAAGCCTTTGCTGTGAAAAACGGTGTCTTCGTTAAAGTCGGCACGAATGACGAAGTCATGAAATTAAAAGGTGAAAATACCAACGTGATCGATGCCAAGGGTCGCACTGTCATTCCGGGCTTGGTCGATACCCATCACCACCCGATTCGCGCAGGCCTTAACTACAATCTTGAACTTCGTTGGGACGGAGTAAAATCCCTTAAAGAAGGTCTTAAGATGATCAAAGAACAAGCGGCCCGCACTCCTGAAGGACAATGGGTTCGTGTTGTCGGCGGTTGGTCTCCTCATCAATTTATCGAAAACCGCTTTCCCACAATCAAAGAATTAAACGAAGCCTCTCCGGATCGCCCTGTGTTCGTCATGTATCTTTACTCCAAAGCATTCATGAACGATGCTGGCGTGAAAGCACTTAAATACAACAAAGACACGAAATTCCCAGGCGGCGAAGTCGAACTTGATAAAAACGGCAACCCTACGGGTGTGTTGACGGCAAAACCAAATGCTATGGTTCTTTATAAAACACTCGCCTCCACTCCAAAACTTGCAAACCGCGCCGAAGAACGCAATTCCACTGTTCTTTATTTCAACGAACTAAGCCGTCTTGGCTTAACCGGTGTCATTGACGCTGGTGGAGGCGGATTCTTTTTCCCCGAGGATCACCGCATCGCTAAAGAACTTAATGACGAAAAGAAACTCGCAGTGCGCATTCCGTTCTATTTGTTCGCTCCTGTCGCTGGCAAAGAGCTACAAGACTATGAACGCTGGACTGCTGCTGCAAACCCGGAAAGCTTACATGAACTTCACTTGGGCTCTCACTATCACCTGATGGGTGGAGGAGAAAACCTGACGGCCTCTGCTGCTGACTTTGAGGATTTCATGGAGCCACGTCCTGATCTTCCACCCCAAATGGAATCAGAGCTAAAACCAATCTTGAAACTTTTGTTTAAACACCAATGGATATTCCGCATTCACGCAACTTATGACGAATCCATCGCGCGGGTTTTAAATGTGGTTGAAGAAATCAAAAAAGAAGGCGGTCCTTTCCCTGACAGATTCATCATCGATCACGCGGAAACTGTGACATACAAAAACTTGCAACGTATCAAAGCATTGGGTGGCGGTATTTCCGTGCAAGATCGCATGGCTTTCCAAGGTGAAGAGTTCTTTAAACAATACGGCGCCAAAAAAGCCGAAACAGCTCCACCAATTGCAGATATGTTAGCTCTTGGTATTCCAGTCGGCTCAGGAACAGATGCAACTCGTGTGTCTTCATTCAATCCTTGGATTTCTTTATACTGGCACGTCAGTGGTAAAACAGTGGGTGGCTTTAAACACATGAGTGATCGCAATCGCCTGTCTCGTGAAAAAGCCCTTTATCTAATGACAAAAGGTGCTGCTTGGTTCTCGAAAGAAGAAACTTTAAAAGGCGATATCGTTGAAGGTGAATTTGCCGACTTTGCACTTTTGAACAAAGACTACTTCTCTGTTCCTGAAGAACAAATCAAAGAGATCTTCTCGGATATGACAGTGGTCGGTGGCGAGATTAAAACGGCTCAAAAAGAATACTCTGATTTAGCCCCTAAAGCTCCCCGTGCTTTGCCAGATTGGTCCCCCGTCAATACCTATGGCGGCTACCAACACTCACGCTAA
- a CDS encoding pirin family protein, whose translation MLTVRRSNDRGLAEHGWLKSRHTFSFAEYYDPDHMHFGPLRVINEDRIAASSGFDTHPHRDMEIISYVISGGLQHRDSMGNVAVIKPGEVQRMSAGTGILHSEYNDESDKETHFFQIWIMPNKRGVQPGYGQKSFEKELASQKLVHVISTDGRDGTIGIHQDADMYISRLKKSEELEFNIGEDRRMWLQVVKGNVEVNGEKLATGDAIAATDVATANIKASDDSEMILFKLP comes from the coding sequence ATGTTAACAGTAAGAAGATCAAACGACAGAGGATTGGCAGAACACGGATGGTTGAAATCTCGTCATACGTTTTCCTTTGCAGAATACTATGACCCAGACCACATGCACTTCGGCCCACTTCGTGTCATTAACGAAGACCGAATTGCTGCAAGCTCGGGTTTTGATACACATCCACACCGCGATATGGAAATTATCTCGTACGTAATATCCGGCGGACTACAACACAGAGATTCTATGGGTAACGTGGCAGTAATTAAACCGGGCGAAGTGCAACGCATGAGCGCAGGCACAGGTATTCTTCACTCGGAATACAATGATGAGTCTGATAAAGAAACCCATTTCTTCCAAATCTGGATTATGCCCAACAAACGTGGCGTTCAGCCAGGTTACGGTCAGAAATCCTTCGAGAAAGAACTGGCATCGCAAAAATTGGTGCATGTGATTTCCACAGACGGTCGCGATGGCACCATCGGAATTCATCAGGATGCAGACATGTATATCTCGCGCTTGAAAAAATCCGAAGAGCTTGAGTTCAATATCGGCGAGGACCGCCGTATGTGGCTCCAAGTGGTCAAAGGCAACGTCGAAGTGAATGGTGAAAAGCTTGCGACAGGAGATGCGATTGCGGCTACCGATGTGGCAACTGCAAACATCAAAGCAAGTGATGACTCTGAAATGATTCTATTCAAACTTCCGTAA
- a CDS encoding MGMT family protein has translation MSVIQLSPFSKKVIETILKIPSGKVATYKQIAELAGKPQGSRGVSWILHSCSTTYKLPWHRVLNSQGRISFEVGSRNYREQKKKLEKEGVEFSADVKLDLRKFQWGKRPAKSKSQASKPKMFS, from the coding sequence ATGTCAGTCATTCAACTTTCACCATTTTCTAAAAAAGTGATCGAAACGATTCTGAAGATTCCCAGTGGGAAGGTCGCAACTTATAAGCAGATTGCAGAGCTGGCAGGTAAGCCTCAGGGGTCTCGTGGTGTTTCTTGGATTCTGCATTCTTGTTCAACCACGTATAAATTGCCATGGCACCGAGTTTTAAACTCCCAAGGTCGCATTTCATTTGAAGTAGGAAGCCGAAATTATCGAGAGCAAAAAAAGAAGCTTGAGAAAGAAGGCGTGGAGTTTAGCGCAGATGTAAAATTGGATCTGCGCAAATTTCAGTGGGGCAAACGCCCGGCAAAATCAAAAAGCCAGGCGTCCAAGCCGAAAATGTTTTCTTAG
- a CDS encoding MBL fold metallo-hydrolase produces the protein MAVKVSRIFHAGYVFESEGVQIAFDPIFENPFSRNCYAYPALEFDSDRIRALNLAAVFTSHHHDDHCSFDSLKLLNRNTPIYMFCVHPVIFDWIRQLGFKNVHALKLGGSVQVGPFEVKSLPALDVDVDSIFQVNVQGLKILNVVDSWVDEITMDQLIQEKPWDLVMWPFQTMRELEVIEPLRAAPSDRKVPQEWLEQLRLLAPKNLIPSSCQFRMEEWSWYNQAFFPISYQLFSEQVEPVLPQTNINRLNPGMSLKLDGSEIKPAESLPWIKVIGNQDVDYRYEPALVPPATSVIAKHFSQLSQEQMIRVIAYCQKELPLKYKEVGPSADVYFNKARFWQLSLFDFDGTEKIFRYKLSDDDMESVETIPQPAEWKTEVIATKLYSALTTGESLTSLYLRVEKAVDVDVVEDPLIRCLFNLEFGTYQKAQLDKILQKGN, from the coding sequence ATGGCTGTCAAAGTTTCCAGAATTTTTCATGCGGGTTATGTATTCGAAAGCGAAGGTGTGCAAATTGCCTTTGATCCGATTTTCGAGAATCCTTTCAGCCGTAACTGCTATGCATATCCAGCTCTTGAATTTGATTCCGACCGTATTAGGGCGCTGAACCTCGCCGCTGTCTTTACTTCTCATCATCATGATGATCACTGTTCATTCGATAGTCTTAAGCTTCTAAATCGAAATACGCCAATTTACATGTTTTGCGTGCACCCAGTAATATTTGATTGGATCAGACAGTTGGGTTTTAAGAATGTTCACGCTTTAAAGCTGGGGGGATCTGTTCAAGTTGGTCCTTTTGAGGTGAAATCCTTGCCAGCATTGGATGTGGATGTTGACTCAATATTTCAGGTGAATGTGCAGGGTCTGAAAATTTTGAATGTGGTGGATTCATGGGTCGATGAAATAACAATGGATCAGCTTATTCAGGAAAAGCCCTGGGATCTTGTGATGTGGCCCTTTCAAACGATGCGAGAGCTGGAAGTTATCGAGCCCCTGAGGGCGGCGCCTTCTGATAGAAAAGTTCCGCAGGAGTGGTTGGAGCAGCTTCGCCTTCTCGCTCCTAAAAATCTGATTCCCAGCTCTTGTCAGTTTCGCATGGAAGAATGGTCTTGGTATAATCAGGCTTTCTTTCCAATTTCGTATCAGTTGTTTTCTGAACAGGTGGAGCCCGTCTTACCGCAAACAAATATCAATCGTTTGAATCCAGGAATGAGCCTGAAACTTGATGGTTCGGAAATTAAGCCTGCGGAATCTTTGCCTTGGATCAAGGTCATTGGAAATCAGGACGTTGATTATCGTTACGAGCCGGCGCTTGTTCCTCCGGCGACTTCGGTCATTGCGAAGCATTTTTCTCAATTATCACAAGAACAGATGATTCGGGTGATTGCTTATTGTCAGAAGGAATTGCCTTTGAAATACAAGGAAGTGGGTCCGTCCGCTGATGTCTATTTCAACAAGGCGCGGTTCTGGCAGCTTTCTTTATTTGATTTTGATGGAACGGAGAAGATTTTCCGTTACAAATTGAGTGATGACGACATGGAAAGTGTCGAGACAATTCCACAGCCCGCTGAGTGGAAAACAGAAGTTATCGCGACTAAGCTTTATTCCGCTTTAACCACAGGGGAAAGCCTGACTTCACTTTATCTTCGAGTTGAGAAGGCGGTGGATGTTGATGTCGTTGAAGATCCTTTAATTCGTTGTCTGTTTAATTTAGAGTTTGGAACATATCAAAAGGCTCAACTGGATAAAATCCTTCAAAAGGGGAACTGA
- a CDS encoding methyl-accepting chemotaxis protein, giving the protein MKMSLKAKLFALCIFMAAIPIVVGGVAFWGIQGIGRSYEKVTGDVLGNIEVADKMYLHFRSIRISLRSLGLPGLSHEQGLQYVKEVTDSIAAYEKADEIYRSYAFLPGEKEKYEEVNSTWVAFKSLGADALKLYLSGTNEDKQKLINIFLVDCPKYAAAYDKAIASLVSFHHINGETWVNEARNTGKETNTTVLVTILFGVILGMVCGAWVAISLAKSIAHVSEEIANGAEQVKHASEKITESSQALSSASSQQAASLEETVATIEELTAMVKTNSENAKQAANLAKSTRESAVQGERDIRGLITSIQIISSDSKKIADITSVIDDIAFQTNLLALNAAVEAARAGEQGRGFAVVADAVRSLAQRSAESAKSIAALINESVERIEEGSAKAEESGIVFSEIVTSIKKIADLSGEISTASQEQANGIVQMGKAMNDLDQVTQQNAAASEEAAASAQQLAGQAQQLRANVDDLDRIVAGRVAAPEAVDETEKALPLSQPVRFAS; this is encoded by the coding sequence ATGAAAATGAGTCTGAAGGCAAAGTTGTTCGCGCTTTGTATATTTATGGCGGCGATACCAATTGTTGTGGGTGGGGTTGCGTTCTGGGGTATTCAAGGAATTGGCAGATCCTATGAAAAGGTGACGGGCGATGTTCTGGGTAATATCGAAGTCGCCGATAAAATGTACCTTCATTTTCGCTCTATTCGAATCAGTCTAAGAAGTTTGGGGCTGCCGGGCTTGTCGCATGAGCAAGGCTTACAATATGTCAAAGAAGTGACCGACAGTATCGCTGCGTATGAAAAGGCAGATGAAATTTATAGGTCTTATGCCTTTCTGCCAGGCGAGAAAGAAAAATATGAAGAAGTAAATTCGACTTGGGTGGCATTCAAGAGTTTAGGTGCTGATGCATTGAAACTTTATCTTTCTGGAACAAACGAAGATAAGCAGAAATTAATTAATATCTTTCTGGTTGATTGTCCAAAGTACGCGGCAGCTTATGATAAGGCTATTGCGAGTCTTGTTTCATTCCACCATATCAATGGAGAGACTTGGGTTAACGAAGCCCGTAACACCGGCAAAGAAACTAACACCACGGTGTTAGTTACAATTCTATTCGGCGTGATTTTAGGTATGGTCTGCGGAGCTTGGGTTGCCATCTCTTTGGCTAAATCCATCGCTCATGTGTCTGAAGAGATCGCAAATGGTGCAGAGCAAGTGAAGCATGCTTCGGAAAAAATCACGGAATCTTCGCAAGCTTTGTCTTCAGCTTCGTCGCAACAGGCTGCGTCCCTTGAGGAAACAGTGGCTACGATTGAAGAACTGACGGCCATGGTGAAAACAAATTCCGAAAACGCCAAGCAAGCAGCGAACCTTGCTAAGTCCACTCGCGAAAGTGCTGTGCAAGGCGAGCGGGATATCCGTGGCTTAATTACGTCTATTCAAATAATTTCGTCTGATTCTAAAAAGATCGCTGATATTACTTCGGTGATTGATGATATCGCCTTTCAAACGAACTTGCTGGCGCTAAATGCCGCGGTGGAAGCCGCTCGCGCTGGCGAACAAGGGCGAGGGTTCGCGGTGGTTGCCGATGCTGTTAGAAGTTTAGCGCAAAGAAGTGCCGAGTCAGCGAAAAGCATTGCCGCACTTATTAATGAAAGCGTTGAAAGAATTGAAGAGGGCAGCGCGAAGGCGGAAGAAAGCGGTATTGTGTTTTCAGAAATCGTTACTTCCATCAAAAAAATTGCAGATTTAAGTGGAGAAATCTCTACAGCCAGTCAAGAACAAGCTAACGGCATCGTGCAAATGGGTAAAGCCATGAATGATCTGGATCAAGTGACTCAGCAAAATGCCGCGGCCTCTGAAGAAGCAGCTGCATCGGCCCAGCAGCTTGCTGGTCAAGCCCAGCAGCTTCGGGCAAATGTGGATGACTTAGATCGCATTGTAGCTGGACGCGTGGCCGCCCCGGAAGCAGTCGACGAAACTGAGAAGGCCTTGCCACTGAGCCAGCCTGTGAGATTTGCGTCGTAA
- a CDS encoding 2-hydroxyacid dehydrogenase, whose translation MKVAFFSARKYEEKIFQEAQKDSEIEFDFLEARLTEKTAQLASGYQGICVFVNDVLNEAVLTELHKLGVRFIALRCAGFNNVHLPTARKLGLRVVRVPEYSPYAVAEHAVALLLTLNRKIHKAHYHVREMNFSLEGLVGFDLHGKTVGIIGTGKIGHVFAKIMNGFGCSILVRDIKTDPEIAAIAKYVTLDELLEKSDIISLHCPLNDATKHLINESAFAKMKSNAILINTGRGGLIDTQALIKALKAHRIGGACLDVYEEEEGVFFTDQSSEGITDDILARLTTFPNVIMTSHQAFLTQEALMNIADTTKKNFVCLIHGTRCENEVAHMS comes from the coding sequence ATGAAAGTTGCATTTTTCAGTGCTCGCAAATACGAAGAAAAGATTTTTCAAGAAGCTCAGAAAGACTCTGAAATCGAGTTTGATTTTTTGGAGGCGAGACTTACTGAAAAAACCGCGCAGCTTGCAAGCGGTTATCAAGGTATCTGTGTTTTCGTTAATGATGTTTTGAACGAAGCAGTTCTAACGGAGCTCCATAAACTGGGCGTTCGCTTTATCGCCCTTCGCTGCGCAGGATTTAACAATGTTCATTTGCCGACGGCTAGAAAGTTGGGACTGCGGGTGGTTCGTGTGCCGGAGTATTCACCTTACGCGGTTGCCGAACATGCGGTGGCTTTATTGCTCACTCTAAATAGAAAGATTCACAAGGCGCACTATCATGTTCGCGAGATGAATTTTTCATTGGAAGGACTGGTCGGTTTTGATCTTCATGGGAAAACTGTGGGTATCATCGGCACCGGAAAAATTGGCCACGTCTTTGCGAAGATTATGAACGGCTTTGGTTGTTCAATTTTAGTTCGTGATATTAAAACGGATCCCGAAATTGCAGCGATCGCAAAATATGTCACTCTTGATGAGCTGCTTGAAAAATCTGATATCATTTCTTTGCACTGCCCGCTGAACGATGCCACCAAACATCTTATTAATGAAAGCGCCTTTGCGAAAATGAAGAGTAATGCCATTTTGATTAATACCGGCCGCGGTGGCTTGATTGATACTCAAGCTTTGATCAAAGCACTGAAAGCTCATCGTATTGGTGGGGCCTGTCTGGATGTTTATGAAGAAGAAGAGGGAGTGTTCTTCACAGATCAATCCAGCGAAGGTATCACAGATGACATCCTTGCTCGCTTAACGACATTTCCAAATGTTATTATGACGTCTCACCAGGCCTTCCTTACTCAAGAGGCCTTAATGAATATTGCCGACACGACTAAAAAGAATTTTGTTTGTTTGATTCATGGAACACGCTGTGAAAACGAGGTCGCGCACATGTCTTAG
- a CDS encoding helix-turn-helix transcriptional regulator: MDQLSQTFQALADPTRRAMLAHLAKGESNVTDLAKPFLKEMSLPAVTKHLKVLEKAGLITKTKEAQWRPCKIKADGLRDVADWMEHYRTFWEESFDRLDAYLKTVTAKEKKSKGKKNGRKK; encoded by the coding sequence ATGGATCAGTTAAGTCAGACATTTCAAGCTCTCGCAGACCCCACCCGCCGGGCGATGCTCGCGCACCTGGCCAAAGGCGAATCAAATGTGACAGACCTGGCAAAGCCTTTTCTGAAAGAAATGAGCCTTCCGGCCGTCACCAAACATTTGAAAGTTCTTGAAAAAGCGGGACTGATCACCAAAACCAAAGAGGCTCAATGGCGTCCCTGCAAAATTAAAGCAGACGGACTTCGTGATGTGGCTGATTGGATGGAGCACTACCGTACATTTTGGGAAGAAAGTTTTGATCGACTGGATGCTTACTTAAAGACCGTTACTGCCAAAGAAAAGAAATCGAAAGGAAAAAAGAATGGGCGCAAGAAATAA